One Chitinophagaceae bacterium C216 genomic window carries:
- the pyrH_2 gene encoding Uridylate kinase: MIQVFKFGGASVNSVERIQNIASILRRYENEKILIVISAMGKTTNALEKVAEVYYNNKQDEALRLFEQIKHQHLNTAKYLLVTHYLACESQLKDFFTEIEWLLYDKPVRDFSYYYDQIVCIGELLSTSIISHYLNEVGISNQWFDVRDIIKTDANFRDANINIPSTQQNIIEQVLPVLENNKLVLTQGFIASTDENESTTLGREGSDYSAAIFANLLNAESLTIWKDVESIMNADPKEVPHAHPLHELSYTEIIEMAYYGAQVIHPKTIKPLQNKSIPLYVKCFLNPDLQGTVIHNKSTKNLPPIIVIKRNQVMIELKSKDFSFIGEHTTEVLYELLEQMFLTPTLTQNGAISIIYTFDHKEEKIAAFAAEAAQYFDVQVTPGLTLLTIRHYDSDVLEQYTANKRFLVRQQTTDTISLLYQE, encoded by the coding sequence GGAAAAACAACCAATGCGCTTGAAAAAGTTGCAGAAGTCTACTATAACAATAAACAAGATGAGGCACTTCGTTTGTTTGAACAAATCAAACATCAACACCTCAATACTGCCAAATATTTGCTCGTAACACATTATTTAGCTTGTGAATCGCAACTAAAAGACTTCTTTACTGAAATCGAATGGCTATTATACGATAAGCCGGTAAGAGATTTTTCATATTACTACGATCAAATAGTATGTATTGGAGAACTCTTGTCTACCAGTATTATTAGCCATTATCTTAACGAGGTAGGCATTTCAAATCAATGGTTTGATGTAAGGGATATTATTAAGACCGATGCCAACTTCAGAGATGCCAACATTAATATCCCCAGCACTCAACAAAATATCATCGAACAGGTACTACCTGTTCTTGAAAACAACAAACTAGTGCTGACACAGGGATTTATTGCCTCCACTGATGAAAATGAAAGCACCACTCTAGGTCGTGAAGGCAGCGATTACAGTGCGGCAATCTTTGCCAATCTGCTAAATGCAGAGAGCCTCACTATCTGGAAAGATGTGGAAAGTATTATGAATGCCGATCCTAAGGAAGTTCCTCATGCACACCCCTTGCATGAACTAAGTTATACCGAAATAATAGAGATGGCTTACTACGGCGCTCAGGTTATACATCCCAAAACCATAAAACCTTTACAAAACAAAAGCATTCCGCTGTATGTAAAGTGCTTTCTAAATCCGGACTTGCAAGGCACCGTCATTCATAATAAAAGCACTAAAAATCTTCCTCCGATAATTGTGATAAAACGCAATCAGGTAATGATTGAGTTAAAATCAAAAGATTTTTCTTTTATTGGAGAACACACTACGGAAGTATTATATGAACTTCTAGAACAAATGTTTCTTACCCCTACCCTTACACAAAACGGCGCCATTAGTATCATCTATACCTTCGATCACAAAGAAGAAAAGATTGCAGCTTTTGCCGCAGAAGCTGCCCAATATTTCGATGTACAAGTAACTCCGGGGCTCACCCTGCTCACTATCCGACATTACGATAGTGACGTGCTGGAGCAATATACTGCCAATAAAAGATTTTTAGTACGACAACAGACAACGGACACTATCAGCCTATTATATCAGGAATAA